The following coding sequences are from one Odontesthes bonariensis isolate fOdoBon6 chromosome 10, fOdoBon6.hap1, whole genome shotgun sequence window:
- the kiaa2013 gene encoding uncharacterized protein KIAA2013 homolog, whose translation MWLQQRLKGLPGLLSSSWARRLLVGLLLFLIFYWYLGAEHRWRLFSGSAVPDGAAGQCLQAEIHRWKSVVERGEGIHRTPEDQLDTPFVSGNGHILIDVDSNRLWVASSAQPGSAPVHQTDYSPRVDIHLEGGRAEAQASMLWFRKGSVLSVRCASPAAVQSARDCVSIREEVMAHRSRPNVYLQRIHIKNPSDRAAALEVSSGSSPSFGSKFSTSVEKLEDRDIVLSSGRVPVENNRMVLVVVVAKKLSSRIHVAAKSDHTDNVLSVVWTSDPIESSKLEETFSALRDGAKKELGELLRASVEDLVMDHQQAWADLFISGVEMRKITDSHTPSSRTVNTTLYYILSSSTAPLLDRRLSGEERARLESSLNYADHCFSGHATMHAENLWPERVSSAAQILQLVTLWTLTLQKRGCRVLVAAGAHGAMQGMALSFGGLQFTENHLQFQADPDVLHNSYALRGIRYNQDLLSLAVLLDGEGKPFLHVSVKQETAVKLYACEAGCLNEPVELTSEAKGHTFPVMVTQPITPLLYISTDLRHLQDLRHTLHLKAILAHEEHMANRYPGLPFLFWFSVASLITLFHLFLFKLIYNEYCGPGAKPLFRSKVAGKREDGCSDSSDAA comes from the exons ATGTGGCTCCAGCAGAGATTAAAGGGGCTACCGGGTCTGTTGTCGAGCAGCTGGGCGAGGAGGCTCCTGGTCGGACTGCTCCTGTTTCTCATTTTCTACTGGTACCTGGGGGCCGAGCACCGGTGGAGGCTCTTCAGCGGCTCGGCCGTGCCCGACGGGGCGGCCGGACAGTGCCTGCAGGCCGAGATCCACAG GTGGAAGTCCGTTGTGGAGCGAGGGGAGGGGATCCACAGGACGCCCGAGGACCAGCTGGACACGCCTTTCGTTTCAGGTAACGGCCACATCCTGATCGATGTCGACTCCAACAGACTGTGGGTGGCGTCCTCTGCGCAGCCCGGCTCGGCGCCCGTGCATCAGACCGACTACTCCCCGAGAGTGGACATCCACCTGGAGGGCGGGCGCGCCGAGGCTCAGGCCAGCATGCTGTGGTTCCGGAAGGGATCCGTGCTGTCGGTCCGCTGCGCCTCACCGGCCGCGGTGCAGTCTGCCCGGGACTGCGTCTCCATCCGGGAGGAGGTCATGGCGCACAGGAGCAGACCCAACGTCTACCTGCAGCGCATCCACATCAAGAACCCCTCGGACAGAGCCGCCGCTTTGGAGGTCTCCTCCGGGAGTTCTCCGTCCTTCGGGAGCAAGTTCTCCACCAGCGTGGAGAAGCTGGAGGACCGGGACATCGTGCTCTCCTCCGGCAGGGTCCCGGTGGAGAACAACCGGAtggtgctggtggtggtggtCGCCAAAAAGCTGAGCAGCAGGATCCACGTCGCTGCCAAGTCCGACCACACTGACAACGTGCTGTCCGTGGTGTGGACATCGGACCCCATCGAGTCCTCCAAGCTGGAGGAGACCTTCAGCGCACTGAGGGACGGAGCCAAAAAGGAGCTGGGGGAGCTGCTGAGGGCCTCCGTGGAGGACCTGGTGATGGACCACCAGCAGGCCTGGGCGGACCTCTTCATTTCAG GGGTAGAAATGAGGAAGATCACGGACTCCCACACGCCGTCCAGCCGCACCGTGAACACCACGCTCTACTACATCCTGTCCTCCTCCACAGCGCCCCTGCTGGACCGGAGGCTGAGCGGCGAGGAGCGCGCCCGGCTGGAGTCCAGCCTCAACTACGCCGACCACTGCTTCAGCGGCCACGCCACCATGCACGCGGAGAACCTGTGGCCCGAGCGCGTGAGCAGCGCGGCGCAGATCCTGCAGCTGGTCACGCTGTGGACGCTGACGCTGCAGAAGCGCGGCTGCAGGGTGCTGGTGGCGGCCGGCGCCCACGGGGCCATGCAGGGCATGGCGCTGAGCTTCGGCGGCCTCCAGTTCACCGAGAACCACCTGCAGTTCCAGGCCGACCCCGACGTGCTGCACAACAGCTACGCCCTGCGCGGGATCCGCTACAACCAGGACCTGCTCAGCCTGGCGGTGCTGCTGGACGGCGAGGGGAAGCCCTTCCTGCACGTGTCGGTGaagcaggagacggcggtgaaGCTGTACGCCTGCGAGGCCGGCTGCCTGAACGAGCCCGTGGAGCTGACGTCGGAGGCCAAGGGCCACACCTTCCCCGTCATGGTGACGCAGCCCATCACGCCGCTGCTCTACATCTCCACCGACCTGCGCCACCTGCAGGACCTGCGCCACACGCTGCACCTCAAGGCCATCCTGGCCCACGAGGAGCACATGGCCAACAGGTACCCGGGCCTGCCCTTCCTCTTCTGGTTCAGCGTGGCCTCGCTCATCACCCTCTTCCACCTCTTCCTCTTCAAGCTCATATACAACGAGTACTGCGGCCCCGGGGCCAAGCCGCTCTTCAGGAGTAAG GTTGCCGGCAAACGTGAGGACGGCTGCTCTGACTCCTCGGACGCTGCATGA
- the plod1a gene encoding procollagen-lysine,2-oxoglutarate 5-dioxygenase 1: MKPSILLLFSWISFCALFPLTNGEEKRIPQEKLLVLTVATKETDGFRRFLRSAKHFNYTVKVLGRGQQWKGGDYLSAPGGGQKVRLLKEALQTMNSEDQIILFIDSYDVVFASSPKELLRKFQQAKHKVVFSSETLIWPDRHLEDKHPHVREGNRFLGSGGFIGHLPNIKEMVANWTGEDSDSDQLFFTKIYIDPAKKKSLNITLDNKCRLFQNLHGALDEVVLKFEDSRVRARNVLYDTLPVIIHGNGPTKLQINYLGNYIPNSWTFETGYNVRWEDLRRLADVKESEYPAVLISIFIQQPTPFVTVFFERLLKLQYPKNRLKLFIYNQEPHHERQVNSFVKEHGSLYLDVKSISPEEEMDATAARDLAVDTCRKDKACEYFFSLDVEVVLKNQNTLRILIEQNLPIVAPMITRAGRLWSNFWGALSGDGYYARSEDYVDIVQARRMGVWNIPYLSNVYLVKASLLRSELKDYELFTSDSLDPDMAFCHAVRSQGIFMYVTNMHTFGRILSTENYQTSHLHNDLWQIFQNPADWQERYIHENYTHIMKDKLIETPCPDVYWFPIFSEVACNHIVEEMEHFGGWSGGGNVDTRIQGGYENVPTIDIHMNQINYEREWQKFLLEFVAPITEKMYPGYFTKAQFDLAFVVRYKPDEQPSLRPHHDASTFTINIALNEGGRDYQGGGCRFLRYDCSVDAPRKGWALMHPGRLTHYHEGLPTTAGVRYIVVSFVDP; encoded by the exons ATGAAACCATCCATTTTGTTACTGTTTTCGTGGATTTCATTCTGTGCACTTTTCCCGCTGACAAACGGCGAAGAGAAGCGAATCCCGCAGG aGAAACTTTTAGTTTTGACTGTTGCAACCAAAGAGACGGACGGCTTCAGGCGGTTTCTGAGGTCGGCTAAACACTTCAACTACACTGTCAAG GTTCTTGGCAGAGGTCAGCAATGGAAGGGAGGTGACTACCTGTCGGCTCCAGGGGGAGGTCAGAAGGTGCGACTCCTTAAAGAGGCTCTGCAGACGATGAACTCTGAGGACCAAATCATCCTTTTTATTGACAG CTACGATGTGGTTTTCGCCTCGAGTCCCAAAGAGCTGCTCAGGAAGTTCCAGCAGGCCAAACACAAGGTGGTGTTCTCCTCCGAGACCCTGATCTGGCCTGACCGACATCTGGAGGACAAACACCCCCACGTCAGGGAGGGAAACCGCTTCCTGGGCTCAGGAG GTTTTATCGGCCACCTTCCCAACATTAAGGAAATGGTTGCTAACTGGACAGGAGAGGACAGCGACAGCGACCAGCTGTTCTTCACTAAGATTTACATCGACCCAGCCAAAAAG aaATCCCTGAATATCACCCTGGACAACAAGTGCAGATTGTTCCAGAACCTTCACGGAGCCCTCG ATGAAGTGGTGCTGAAGTTCGAGGACAGTCGAGTACGAGCCAGGAACGTGCTGTACGACACCCTGCCTGTCATCATCCACGGGAACGGGCCCACCAAG CTCCAGATCAACTACCTGGGTAACTACATCCCCAACTCGTGGACATTTGAGACCGGATACAACGTGCGTTGGGAGGATCTACGTCGACTCGCAGACGTGAAG GAGAGCGAGTACCCCGCGGTTCTGATCAGCATCTTCATCCAGCAGCCCACCCCTTTCGTCACAGTGTTCTTCGAACGCCTCCTGAAGCTCCAGTACCCGAAGAACCGGCTCAAGCTCTTCATTTACAACCAG GAACCTCACCATGAGCGTCAGGTCAACTCCTTTGTAAAGGAGCACGGAAGCCTTTATCTGGACGTTAAATCCATCTCACCTGAGGAGGAGATGGACGCCACGGCCGCCAGAGACCTGGCTGT AGATACGTGCCGGAAGGACAAAGCCTGTGAGTATTTCTTCAGCTTGGACGTCGAGGTGGTCTTAAAGAACCAGAACACACTCCGAATCCTCATCGAACAGAACCT GCCGATTGTGGCGCCGATGATAACTCGAGCCGGCCGACTGTGGAGCAACTTCTGGGGGGCGCTGAGCGGGGACGGGTACTACGCCCGGTCGGAGGACTACGTGGACATCGTCCAAGCACGGAGAAT GGGCGTGTGGAACATCCCGTACCTGTCCAACGTGTACCTGGTGAAGGCGAGCCTCCTTCGGTCCGAGCTGAAAGACTACGAGCTGTTCACCTCGGACAGCTTGGACCCCGACATGGCTTTCTGCCACGCCGTCCGCAGCCAG GGGATCTTCATGTATGTGACCAACATGCACACGTTTGGTCGCATCCTGTCGACAGAAAACTACCAAACCAGTCATCTGCACAACGATCTGTGGCAGATCTTTCAGAACCCGGCG GACTGGCAGGAGCGCTACATTCACGAGAACTACACCCACATCATGAAAGACAAGCTGATTGAAACC CCTTGTCCAGATGTTTACTGGTTCCCCATCTTCTCTGAAGTCGCTTGCAACCACATTGTTGAAGAAATGGAACACTTCGGGGGGTGGTCCGGAGGAGGCAACGTG GACACCAGAATCCAAGGCGGCTACGAGAACGTCCCCACCATCGACATCCACATGAATCAAATCAACTACGAAAGGGAATGGCAGAAGTTCTTACTGGAGTTTGTAGCTCCCATTACAGAGAAAATGTACCCTGGTTACTTCACCAAG GCTCAGTTTGACTTGGCCTTTGTAGTTAGATATAAGCCGGACGAGCAGCCCTCTCTGAGGCCACACCACGACGCCTCCACGTTCACTATAAACATTGCACTCAATGAAGGGGGCCGAGATTACCAG GGAGGCGGATGCAGGTTCCTCCGCTACGACTGCTCGGTGGACGCTCCCCGTAAAGGCTGGGCGCTCATGCACCCGGGCCGCCTCACCCACTACCACGAGGGCCTGCCCACCACCGCCGGCGTCCGCTACATCGTGGTGTCCTTCGTGGACCCCTGA